One Vicia villosa cultivar HV-30 ecotype Madison, WI linkage group LG5, Vvil1.0, whole genome shotgun sequence genomic window, TTTAAAATCTCACTAGTCATATTTTTCATCAACGGCTGAGATGTTGGACTTTGAAATCCGCTCTAACAAGGGCTGAAATACTCCTTCAAATCACTATTATAacaaaagattttattttaaaatgaaaatgcTAACAATAGcataaaagattttatttttaaatgaaaatgctAACAATAGcataaaagattttatttttaaatgaaaatgctAACAATAGcatagttttaaaaatcggatCAAATCGACTTGTTGGACCGAGAATCCGAAGAGTCACCGGTTTAGCTGATTGTTGGATAGGTATGTTATTGAACCGGTAAGAACGACCAAaatttctttaaatatttttaaaaaacacacattttaaaaaaaaattaaatttttaaatgataCTATTATTACAATATTATCTAtaaaaagtttaaattttttttaaatgtatgtttttttaaaaatatttatattcaatatattaaaattaaaataattaattttatttaaaagatatgttttgttgaaaataattaatatatttaagaaataatttctttatttaaaacccttattaaaaatatatattttcatgtaCCAGTCAATCAATTACGAACATAAATTCCATCAAATCAGAAGAGTGCAAAACTAGCATCTCCTTTAAATTctattttcattcatttaaaataCACACAATTAATAGATTTTGAATTCAAAAGAAGTTGAACCTAATACTACTACTATTATAATAATTCATGAAACTTATAactgtattaaataattattaatgaatttttttgaaaattaaccTCGTCTTTAAAAAAACCATGCTAGTAAATGACAGAtcacaattaattaattttttaattagttaacTAATAGCATTAAAAATATACAAATGGAAAATactaaaaagaaaaaacacaGATCTGTACTCTAACACTAACACAATTTCTCATTGATCATAAAAATTCGATCATTTTTAATGGACAAAATAAGATTGGATATCAATAAAAACAACCCAACAAACCCTAAGAAAAAGTTCAACATCTCATTGAAATCCATAACTGAAATTTTAAGTAAATGGATTCAAGGACGATTAGaactaaaaactaattaaaaaaaaaaagagaaataaaaaagaaaaaacaataaactttCTCTGCTTCTGATTCTTCTTCTGCTTCCATCTTCATTTACAAATCCAGATACTTCTAAACCAAACCGTTTTGCAACAACGGACTCAAAACGACGACGTTTTCCATCTCCTTACAACCCTCAACCGCCACGTCAGCAAACAATGTAACAAACTCCTCCAGAGTCAGTTTCCCATACTTCTGTTCGTTCCTATGAAGCCGCTTAACGATTTCCGTGAAAAACTCCACGTTGCACGGAAGAACCAAGCCGCCGTTACCTCGTAGCCCGAACTCCTCTTCAGTCACATCGAGAAGACCGGCGAAAACGGGGAAGTTGAGAAACCGAGCGGGGATGGCGAAACGGTGCCGTTCCGATCCGACGTAGACGAAGAGGAAGCCGGACGGCGGTTGTCGTCGGGGAGTGACGCAGGGCTCTTCTGGCTCTGGACGGAGAGAATGGCGACGGAGACTGAGGTGTTTCCACCGTGTCATGAGCTGTTTCAAGCGAACGATTTGGCGAATCTTGTCAACTTTTTTCATTGTTCCTGCCATTGaaagatgaagagagagaatctagagagagaaagagagaaggttTTGGAATTGAGTTTTTCTCTCTGTGATTGTGAGCGTTACGAAGAGCTCTTGTTTGCTTTGGTTTTGGATTCTGAGTTAAATAGTGAAATGAAAAAACGAAACAAGTTTTGGTTGGGAAAACGActgtgtttgtttttttgttatttgagGGTATAAATGGAATTTAAAATATAAAGGAATTGGAAAAATTAAAATCGTAATAATTATCACATTACTGGCTACGATTGTTCCGAATAAATttgatgattattattttttaataaaaaatttattttaaaaataatatctaTTAGTAATAAGTAGTTTAGAAATATTTTAAAGTAAACAGcgaaatatgataaaattaataaaaaaattaaaattaataattttattacaaCCAATGAAATATAGAAAGCAAttttaagtatatatatatatatatatatatatatatatatatatatatatatatatatatatatatataaagaattttttaaatataaatattatatagtatATGTGATAAGTTGGGTTGGGTCTAAATCCAGATTCAATATAGAGGCTGTTTGGTTTGGCGGTGGGATTCCTAAAAGCGCGGTGAAAATTCACGGTAGACTAAAAGCTATCTTTTGTAGCTTCTCCAAATTACGGTGGAAGGACAAGTGAACGTGCGTTTACAGCATCGGACGCTAAACCAAACATACCAATAGTCTCCTCGATTTTAAGTCAttccataaaataaaaatgaaattcaaATTTAATGAGACAAGTCGAGTAGGTTAGTCCTAAAtcaaagtattttatttttgattgatGTACTCCAACATATGAATAGAAATCATTAATCGGTCTAAGACAAGGAAACAATGAAAATATTGTTTCCTTATTAATTGGTCTTATGCAGGGAGGGAAACAATAGTCTtaatgatcatcaattggttttAAGAAAAATCGTAATCATATCATTTTATTAACTACAATTTCCCCAAATAGGTTTACTGAtgtactttttttataaaaatttattttaatatctatgttatttgttttttttaagtaaatgattccgtaacaaaaaaaaacataggCATGACATTTAACCTATCAAAGAACTAGTAAAAATAATAGTGGAACATGTCCGAGCTATCTTTCAAAAACTTTTAAAAGTATAAATAGAAAGTAAATCTAACtaaatgttataaaaaaaaaacatagactaATCCATCTGCACGtgcatttttctatttaaaaaggtgagatattttgaatataaaagaagtatatttaattaaaacatgACAAAGAATAATATTCACATTAGAAAATGTATGAGTGGTCAATATTGAGTCAATTTTAAACTAAAGATTTCTCATTTTCTCCTATTATCATATTCGATAGCTAACATGATTCCATACAATTCAACTTGAAATGAAGTGTAACTCAAATTTTAGTTACGAACGCTTCCAAAAATGTTCCTAAATCATCCCCAAATATGCTGTCACATGTTGATATTCTAAGATTTTCTTTTGAAGCTTCATATATATGTGTTGCATTTAATCTAATCATGACTAGAAAAACACCAATTAACTTGTGTGATTTTAGGTGTGAGGGGAGGTTGATATTTCATGTCAAAATATTTAATCATTGTAAACTCGTGAATTGAAGAATACATGTGACCTTTGAAAGAAGTAGATGTCATATAAACTAATTGCTTAACATGAATAATGtctctatcaaattcaattttacAAATTTGAAATCTTATATTATTTCTTATGTAGCTCAGTTAGAGGCCATAAAGATGTTATTAGCCTTTTTCTACATTATGGGTTTCAAAAGGATAAAAACGTGCTTTTTGAAACGATTATATCAAGGAGGAgtatttgttttcaagttttatCAACTCAACTTTTTCTGagcatgttttcaaacttaagaaagcTTTATACAATCTGAAAGAAATCTCAAAGGCGTGGTACGACCGCCTAAGTAAGTTCTTGCTTGAAAATAAGTTTCATAGAGGACAAGTTGATAAAACACTTTTTAACAAGAAAACTTAGCATGACATTTTACTGGTTCCGATTTACGTTGATGATATAATCTCTGGTTCTACTAGTGAATCCTTGTGCAAGGATTTTTTTGAAATGATGCAAACCATAAATAACACTAAATTTCCACTTCTTGCTAGCCAACATATAAACACatattttaaatggacactcgtATTTTCTAGTACAGATGTTATCTCTTTTAAACTTCCTTGGAGGAGTATGGTATTTCTTGCTTCTTTGGCACAACATTGTTACGAAAGTGTTTCTTCTTACGGTACCATTATCCGATTTTCCTATTACCACACCAAAATCATGATTTGTTGCATTCTTACGAATTCATGTGAGCATGCTTTCACaatcatcaaactcttgcttgttattaactaattctcttgagatattgtcggggtgcaccatacctatttataaacaataacacaaataacacaaaatcacaAGACTGCTGGAAAAAAACAACACAGGTatgtttcgtagatgcacctcTGGAATGTATTCATCTTACGTTCCGTAGATATACCTACGGAAGCAACATTACTTTTTTTACAGAAAAATGATGCATAATATGAGCAATGCAATAGACAAAAATGATTATTTATCTGAAATTGAGTCTTCTCTTGCTCCATtagatttgttgcaccaaaaaaattgagttttggagtgaaaatgATATTGATTATGTAGGGTTTTTAGGTTGTGGAGAAGTGGGTGTTGAAGAAGAAATGTAACAATGAGAGAGTGATCATgttggttcaaactatatcagatacTCCTGTAGATACATCTAAGGAAATTTCTGGCGCTAAGTCGTTCTGTAGATGCACCTAAGGAAAAATCCCTAAACTGAATTAATTTGTATTACTCCCAAAGTTCACTAGTTTAAAATACTTCCACATATGCATCTCTGTAAAAATTTAGATTTTGGTAAAATAAATTACTTCATGATGTACATTTATGAAAGCAGGGGCATAATTAAAATTTTGTCAGATGGTTAAGAGAATCAAGGGGTGTAATGAGATATTCTCTAATatattgttaaatattattattttttattttatagaataaattattaattattaattatatatgttaGAAACTAGTTTAAactcttaaaaataaaattttggatcTAACTCTCATTTAATTTTAGCATGTGCCTAATATTCATAATTACAATTTGGTAAGTATAAACACTAAGGCCCATTTGGTAGCATGTGCCTCATTTATTCGGGCTTACCTTCGATGATAGGCCGTAGCAAGAAGGATACTTTTGCTTTTATAAAAGATAACATTTGGAAGAGAATTAATTCTTGGAGGGGTCGATCATTGTCGAAGGCAGGGAAAAAGGTGATGATAAAATCTGTTTTGCAAGCTATTCCATCCTATATTATGAGTGTGTATGTTATTTCTGATGGGGTGGTGaatgatattgagaagatgttaaaTTCTTTTTGGTGGGGAGGTGGTGGTGGTAATATGGCTTGGGAGAAGTTGGTGTGTCCGAAGAGAGATAGAGGTATGTGTTTTAGAAATTTTAAGGCCTTTAACTTGGCTATGGTagctgttctggactgggccaaggttcgTCCCACTTAACCTTGGAGGCCCAAATCATCCTTAGGCCCATAAGGAGAAAACGATGTTCGGATTCTCAAGGACCAAACCACCTTTAGAGAACTATATCCAGTGCCCGACATAAGCTGCTCCCCGCGAGCATCCCACCTGACGAGGATCCTCCTCGTCTAGGTCCAAGCATACCAAGCACGCTCCCAGCGAGCGGCTCCTCCACCGAGGACCCTCCTCCTCGTGGTCATATGCCGAGGATCCTTCTGCTCGTATGGTTCCTTCACATCCAACCCCCTGAATAATACGGAGTCCGCATAGTCcttaaaagaccgcgtctcccttgaacttcggggTGGTTGACCAGGACAGAGagcactcacgcacctccgatatttccgcctaggaaacctaGCAGTCTCCTAATTGGGTCTGGGTATCCAGTCCAGTAGCGAGATCTTGGCCCAAcgttgggggctataaataccctctttcactagagggtcaggtattcattctctTATAACCTTTAGCCTATACTTGCGCTCTGATTGCTCGTCTTCTCACTTTGGTAttagagtaccttgcaggtacaccccctccacTTCTCAAAGATCCAGTTGTATTCAGGCCCTGAAGATCCATCTGATCAGGTATGATCAGTAGCTAAACAAGGTTGGAAGTTGTTGTCTAATCCCGCTTCTTTA contains:
- the LOC131608125 gene encoding protein SMALL AUXIN UP-REGULATED RNA 51-like, which gives rise to MAGTMKKVDKIRQIVRLKQLMTRWKHLSLRRHSLRPEPEEPCVTPRRQPPSGFLFVYVGSERHRFAIPARFLNFPVFAGLLDVTEEEFGLRGNGGLVLPCNVEFFTEIVKRLHRNEQKYGKLTLEEFVTLFADVAVEGCKEMENVVVLSPLLQNGLV